A window of the Henckelia pumila isolate YLH828 chromosome 3, ASM3356847v2, whole genome shotgun sequence genome harbors these coding sequences:
- the LOC140889873 gene encoding transcription factor MYB60-like, with protein sequence MVRPPCCEKAGIKKGPWTPEEDIILVSYIQEHGPGNWRSVPTNTGLLRCSKSCRLRWTNYLRPGIKRGNFTPHEEGMIIHLQALLGNKWAAIASYLPQRTDNDIKNYWNTHLKKKLKKFQMGSDHNIHHNSTSSYHHFMPKNQEYNNERVSDNSSVVATDPNSASVYASSAENISRLLEGWMRTSPFQPNNNHEIKTSTTNYRDISAEECDTTTSTAVPALNIQCYKPEIIENVEGMNPSDELQCILSYNHNLNGMACEKSVSCDSSHKGSENSGLIMIDQEKFRFMHEDKPKIETNPPLSFLEKWLLEESCSQVEGVMQELSSIF encoded by the exons atggtgAGGCCTCCATGCTGTGAAAAGGCTGGAATCAAGAAAGGTCCATGGACTCCTGAAGAAGACATTATCTTGGTGTCTTATATTCAAGAACACGGCCCTGGGAATTGGAGATCCGTGCCTACCAACACCG GTCTGTTGAGGTGCAGCAAGAGTTGCAGGCTCAGGTGGACTAATTACCTAAGGCCAGGGATCAAGAGAGGCAACTTCACCCCACATGAAGAAGGGATGATAATACATCTCCAAGCTTTGTTGGGAAACAA ATGGGCTGCAATAGCTTCATATTTGCCACAAAGAACGGATAATGACATCAAGAACTATTGGAACACACACTTGAAGAAGAAGCTCAAGAAATTTCAAATGGGATCTGATCATAATATTCACCACAACTCCACTTCTAGTTATCATCATTTCATGCCCAAAAATCAAGAGTACAACAACGAAAGGGTTTCGGACAACAGCAGCGTCGTCGCAACGGATCCGAACTCGGCGTCGGTTTACGCGTCGAGTGCGGAAAACATATCGAGGCTCTTGGAAGGTTGGATGAGAACATCCCCCTTCCAACCCAACAATAACCACGAGATCAAAACTAGTACTACTAATTATCGCGATATTTCGGCCGAAGAATGCGACACTACTACTAGTACTGCTGTTCCTGCGTTGAATATTCAATGTTACAAGCCTGAAATCATCGAGAATGTTGAAGGGATGAATCCGAGTGATGAGTTGCAGTGTATTCTGTCGTACAATCACAATTTGAACGGCATGGCTTGTGAGAAATCGGTTTCTTGCGATTCTAGCCACAAGGGTTCTGAAAACAGTGGATTAATAATGATCGATCAAGAAAAGTTCCGTTTCATGCACGAGGATAAGCCGAAAATCGAAACCAACCCTCCATTGTCGTTTCTTGAGAAATGGTTGCTGGAAGAAAGTTGTAGTCAAGTTGAAGGAGTTATGCAGGAGTTGTCATCAATTTTCTAG